The Pseudofrankia inefficax genome window below encodes:
- a CDS encoding class I adenylate-forming enzyme family protein, protein MRLVDLLEPRDGDETTPAVFVEDRAVTRAALRRGAEALAAELRAAGVRPGHPVAVMLPGGPEVVAAMFGVWTAEAVYVPLNPRTSDAEIAYLVEAVRPAAVVTLPEWADRHTGGALPVVVATNAPDSAELSWAPTEPGRVTPPDVPAHDLDTALVQFTSGTTGRPKPVLLRHSGYLALLEPVLAKLVGDKAKDALAARRAPMPNLIPTSMALSAGIYNVLFAFRVGAPAVIMPAFTTAAFAAAVGRHQIRSTVLPPPAMNMLTDDPSITSLAPLRIVRGITAPLSPLRARMFKDKFGVTVLNCYGQTEIGGEIVGWNAADAREFGDTKLGSIGRPHAGVTPRIVGPDGSDVEAGGQGELYVRTPAVSAGYADGSALGDRLTPDGWFRTGDIARIDAEGFLWIEGRVSDMINRGGLKVFPGEVEEVIRLSPEIADAAVVAVPDDRLGEVPWAFVVLHPGAAFDPAALTTAARERLLPYKIPARFIQLDELPRTEVGKVRATDLIQIAKEHV, encoded by the coding sequence ATGAGGCTCGTCGACCTGTTGGAACCGCGTGACGGCGACGAGACGACACCCGCCGTCTTCGTCGAGGATCGGGCGGTCACTCGGGCGGCGCTGCGCCGCGGCGCCGAGGCGCTCGCGGCCGAGCTGCGCGCGGCCGGGGTCCGTCCCGGCCATCCGGTCGCGGTCATGCTGCCGGGTGGGCCCGAGGTCGTCGCGGCGATGTTCGGCGTGTGGACGGCCGAGGCGGTCTACGTGCCGCTCAACCCGCGTACCTCGGACGCCGAGATCGCCTACCTCGTGGAGGCGGTCCGCCCGGCGGCCGTCGTGACGCTGCCCGAATGGGCCGACCGGCACACCGGCGGCGCACTCCCGGTGGTCGTGGCGACGAACGCCCCGGACTCGGCCGAGCTGAGCTGGGCCCCGACCGAGCCGGGACGCGTCACACCGCCGGACGTGCCGGCGCACGACCTCGACACCGCGCTCGTGCAGTTCACCTCCGGCACGACCGGCCGGCCGAAGCCGGTGCTGCTGCGGCACTCGGGCTACCTGGCGCTGCTGGAGCCGGTGCTGGCCAAGCTCGTCGGCGACAAGGCGAAGGACGCCCTGGCGGCGCGCCGGGCGCCGATGCCGAACCTCATCCCCACGTCGATGGCGCTGTCCGCCGGGATCTACAACGTGCTGTTCGCGTTCCGGGTCGGCGCCCCGGCCGTGATCATGCCGGCCTTCACCACGGCCGCGTTCGCCGCCGCCGTGGGGCGCCACCAGATCCGGTCGACGGTGCTGCCGCCACCGGCGATGAACATGCTGACCGACGACCCGTCGATCACGTCGCTCGCCCCGCTGCGGATCGTCCGGGGTATCACGGCACCGCTGTCGCCGCTGCGGGCCCGGATGTTCAAGGACAAGTTCGGCGTCACGGTGCTCAACTGCTACGGCCAGACCGAGATCGGCGGGGAGATCGTCGGCTGGAACGCGGCCGACGCCCGGGAGTTCGGCGACACCAAGCTCGGCTCGATCGGCCGGCCGCATGCGGGCGTGACACCGCGCATCGTCGGGCCGGACGGTTCGGACGTCGAGGCCGGCGGCCAGGGCGAGCTGTACGTGCGCACGCCAGCGGTCTCGGCGGGTTACGCCGACGGCAGCGCGCTCGGCGACCGGCTCACCCCGGACGGCTGGTTCCGCACCGGCGACATCGCCCGGATCGACGCCGAGGGCTTCCTCTGGATCGAGGGCCGAGTCTCCGACATGATCAACCGGGGTGGGCTGAAGGTCTTCCCCGGCGAGGTCGAGGAGGTCATCCGGCTCTCGCCCGAGATCGCGGACGCTGCCGTCGTCGCCGTGCCGGACGACCGGCTCGGCGAGGTCCCGTGGGCGTTCGTCGTCCTGCACCCGGGAGCGGCGTTCGACCCGGCGGCGCTGACCACGGCGGCCCGGGAGCGACTCCTGCCCTACAAGATCCCGGCCCGCTTCATCCAGCTCGACGAGCTGCCCCGCACCGAGGTCGGAAAGGTCCGCGCGACCGACCTCATCCAGATCGCCAAGGAACACGTCTAA
- a CDS encoding enoyl-CoA hydratase/isomerase family protein, with translation MSVTDSRPAAPRPGAPGTPASAADFDHVYPGYETLLVARRGHLGWLIFNRPKQLNAMNNRMRDELAKAWLELDDDPEVRVIVHTGEGRAFQTGVDVAEIATDGLGMERYRAEAEVFDLHFTAWHQRVEKPVIAAVNGLCGGGGFHFVADADIVIAASDAKFFDPHVSVGQVVSFELMALLRKMPFEPVMRMALVGAHERMPASRAYELGMVSEVVEDPARLRERATEIAELVARNSPVAMRATKRALWGALEDGLTAACKAGAAHLVSVWGHSDQLEGPAAFVEKRPARWAELESDPKPATAIAAARRADETVVAPESGTGQA, from the coding sequence ATGAGCGTGACGGATTCGCGCCCCGCGGCGCCGCGGCCCGGGGCCCCGGGGACCCCGGCGAGCGCGGCCGACTTCGACCACGTCTACCCGGGCTACGAGACGCTGCTCGTCGCCCGGCGCGGCCACCTCGGCTGGCTGATCTTCAACCGGCCCAAGCAGCTGAACGCGATGAACAACCGGATGCGCGACGAGCTGGCCAAGGCCTGGCTGGAGCTCGACGATGACCCGGAGGTCCGGGTCATCGTGCACACCGGGGAGGGCCGGGCCTTCCAGACCGGCGTCGACGTCGCCGAGATCGCCACCGACGGCCTGGGCATGGAGCGCTACCGGGCCGAGGCCGAGGTCTTCGACCTGCACTTCACCGCCTGGCACCAGCGGGTGGAGAAGCCGGTGATCGCCGCCGTCAACGGGCTGTGCGGCGGCGGCGGGTTCCACTTCGTCGCGGACGCGGACATCGTCATCGCCGCGTCCGACGCGAAGTTCTTCGACCCGCACGTGTCGGTCGGCCAGGTGGTGTCGTTCGAGCTGATGGCGCTGCTGCGCAAGATGCCGTTCGAGCCGGTGATGCGGATGGCACTGGTCGGGGCGCACGAGCGGATGCCGGCGTCGCGGGCCTACGAGCTGGGCATGGTCAGCGAGGTCGTCGAGGATCCGGCCCGGCTGCGCGAGCGGGCGACCGAGATCGCCGAGCTGGTCGCCCGCAACTCACCGGTCGCGATGCGCGCGACCAAGCGCGCGCTGTGGGGCGCCCTGGAGGACGGGCTCACCGCCGCGTGCAAGGCCGGCGCCGCGCACCTCGTCTCGGTGTGGGGCCACTCCGACCAGCTCGAAGGCCCGGCGGCCTTCGTCGAGAAGCGGCCGGCGCGGTGGGCCGAGCTCGAATCCGACCCCAAGCCGGCGACCGCCATCGCCGCGGCGAGGCGGGCCGACGAGACGGTCGTCGCGCCCGAGTCCGGGACGGGCCAGGCATGA
- a CDS encoding ABC transporter substrate-binding protein, which translates to MSPTEVHVGLIYPDSGAIAPGFRAARSGTEARVAVANAAGGINGRKIVLDWHDDEGSTSGFAVAASDLLAQDKDFGLIAQSISVGGTAQQLDKQGIPVTGLPGESVWTEHRNMFTFGFTFGATRSASSSVTTFGLYAHRFNATRAAIVYNDTLSQSATALVQLFTESLQSQGIAVADPIVYNPTVTNPGKVVTQIRASRADSLISILSADDFLPIYTAARQSGLTFKVALATSGYDAQLLSSQGASMAGMSILTPHIPFSVDSTALRDYKAAMSEYAPELDQPTNEVALGAYITTDEFLRGLALAGACPTRAAFITNLRALKNYDAGGLIPVTDLSRFGEPNLCYSFVRVNDAGSAFEVVPSVGAPDPNEWCGTRLGAG; encoded by the coding sequence GTGAGCCCGACCGAGGTTCACGTCGGCCTGATCTACCCGGACAGCGGTGCGATCGCCCCGGGATTCCGCGCGGCCCGCAGCGGGACCGAGGCCAGGGTCGCGGTCGCGAACGCGGCCGGCGGCATCAACGGGCGCAAGATCGTGCTCGACTGGCACGACGACGAGGGGAGCACCTCGGGCTTCGCCGTGGCGGCGAGCGACCTGCTCGCGCAGGACAAGGACTTCGGTCTGATCGCCCAGAGCATCTCCGTGGGCGGCACGGCCCAGCAACTGGACAAGCAGGGCATCCCGGTGACCGGCCTGCCTGGCGAGAGCGTGTGGACCGAGCACCGGAACATGTTCACGTTCGGCTTCACGTTCGGGGCGACGCGGTCCGCGAGCTCGTCGGTGACGACCTTCGGGCTCTACGCCCACCGGTTCAACGCCACCCGCGCGGCCATCGTCTACAACGACACGCTGTCCCAGTCGGCCACCGCGCTGGTGCAGTTGTTCACGGAGAGCCTGCAGTCCCAGGGCATCGCCGTGGCGGACCCGATCGTCTACAACCCCACCGTGACCAATCCCGGCAAGGTCGTCACGCAGATCAGGGCGTCGAGGGCGGATTCGCTGATCAGCATTCTCTCGGCCGACGACTTCCTGCCGATCTACACCGCGGCGCGGCAGTCCGGGCTGACGTTCAAGGTCGCTCTCGCGACCTCCGGCTATGACGCGCAGCTGCTGTCCAGCCAGGGCGCGAGCATGGCCGGTATGTCGATCCTGACGCCGCACATCCCGTTCAGCGTCGACTCGACGGCGTTGCGGGACTACAAGGCGGCGATGAGCGAGTACGCGCCCGAGCTCGACCAGCCGACGAACGAGGTCGCCCTCGGCGCCTACATCACGACGGACGAGTTCCTGCGCGGCCTGGCGCTCGCCGGGGCCTGCCCGACCCGCGCGGCCTTCATCACCAACCTGCGCGCGCTGAAGAACTATGACGCCGGCGGCCTGATCCCGGTCACCGACCTGAGCCGGTTCGGCGAGCCGAACCTGTGCTACAGCTTCGTGCGGGTCAACGACGCCGGGAGTGCCTTCGAGGTGGTGCCCAGCGTCGGCGCCCCCGACCCGAACGAGTGGTGCGGCACCCGCCTCGGCGCCGGCTAA
- a CDS encoding thiolase family protein, with translation MSAVSQDVWILGISMTKFGKHKDKDTVDLASEAALGALADAGVGMRDMDVLAAGSLMAGTSAFGQQLQKQIGQTGIPVYNVANACATGATALRVAIMAIRSGEADYGLAVGVEKLSGAGLLGPAGRRKENDRWVPEGRFGAVAGLDGRTGTESMPGVFAQIGLEYGYKYGGVDFELFARISEKNHAHSTLNPLAAYSKRFTVEEIMNDVMIAYPNTRPMCSANCDGAAAAVLVSDAKLRTLSLEQRRRAVKVSASVLTSDPWQEACQVLPDVNTLTRRAAARAYEQAGIGPEDLDLVELHDCFATAELVHYDNLMLCAEGGAVDFFNSGATWRDGKTPVNVSGGLESKGHPIAATGIANVWEICHHLRGEAGDRQIEGARVGLAHVIGLGSACGVHVLEKAAV, from the coding sequence ATGTCCGCGGTGAGCCAGGACGTCTGGATCCTCGGGATCTCGATGACGAAGTTCGGCAAGCACAAGGACAAGGACACCGTCGACCTGGCCTCCGAGGCCGCGCTCGGCGCGCTCGCGGACGCGGGCGTCGGCATGCGCGACATGGACGTGCTCGCCGCGGGCAGCCTGATGGCCGGGACGTCGGCCTTCGGCCAGCAGCTGCAGAAGCAGATCGGCCAGACCGGAATCCCGGTGTACAACGTCGCCAACGCCTGCGCCACCGGCGCGACCGCCCTGCGAGTCGCGATCATGGCGATCCGGTCGGGCGAGGCGGACTACGGCCTGGCGGTCGGCGTCGAGAAGCTCTCCGGCGCAGGGCTGCTGGGCCCGGCCGGCCGCCGCAAGGAGAACGACCGCTGGGTGCCGGAGGGTCGTTTCGGCGCGGTCGCCGGGCTTGACGGCAGGACGGGCACCGAGTCCATGCCGGGAGTGTTCGCCCAGATCGGTCTGGAGTACGGCTACAAATACGGCGGCGTTGATTTCGAGCTGTTCGCCCGAATCTCGGAGAAGAACCACGCGCACTCGACGTTGAACCCGCTCGCGGCCTACTCGAAGCGGTTCACCGTCGAAGAGATCATGAATGACGTCATGATCGCCTACCCGAACACCCGGCCGATGTGCTCGGCGAACTGCGACGGGGCGGCCGCCGCTGTGCTGGTGAGCGACGCGAAGCTGAGGACGCTGTCGCTGGAGCAGCGCCGCCGCGCGGTCAAGGTCAGCGCCTCCGTGCTCACCAGCGACCCCTGGCAGGAGGCCTGCCAGGTGCTCCCCGACGTCAACACGCTGACCCGGCGGGCCGCCGCCCGGGCCTACGAGCAGGCCGGCATCGGCCCGGAGGACCTGGACCTCGTCGAGCTGCACGACTGCTTCGCCACGGCGGAGCTGGTGCACTACGACAACCTGATGCTGTGCGCCGAGGGCGGCGCCGTCGACTTCTTCAACTCGGGCGCGACCTGGCGCGACGGGAAGACGCCCGTCAACGTGTCCGGCGGCCTGGAGTCGAAGGGACACCCGATCGCGGCGACGGGTATCGCCAACGTCTGGGAGATCTGCCATCACCTGCGCGGTGAGGCCGGGGACCGCCAGATCGAGGGCGCACGCGTCGGTCTCGCCCATGTCATCGGGCTGGGCAGCGCCTGCGGCGTGCACGTCCTGGAGAAGGCGGCCGTCTGA
- a CDS encoding TetR/AcrR family transcriptional regulator, which produces MQERSRETRRRLVRAALQLWSERGFETGIEETTAEEIAQAAGVTKGTFYFHFAHKEEILLEMGYETASVLSEEAARCIKAERPLEDSLRLLMNALARAIKAADPAAVTRALAEFRRPRRSDSETPSFTPAFAEAFEVLFERAQKEGEVTDQVEPAEMAQIVEALVVDSLLEWAGGRLPKLNVSLHRRTAIVLAGLRPDNTLTF; this is translated from the coding sequence ATGCAGGAGCGCTCCAGGGAGACGCGGCGCCGTCTGGTGCGCGCAGCGCTTCAACTGTGGTCCGAGCGTGGATTCGAGACCGGGATCGAAGAAACGACGGCCGAAGAGATCGCCCAGGCGGCTGGCGTCACGAAGGGCACGTTCTACTTTCATTTCGCCCACAAAGAGGAGATCCTCCTCGAAATGGGCTATGAGACTGCTTCCGTGCTCAGCGAGGAAGCCGCCCGCTGTATCAAGGCGGAACGCCCTCTCGAGGATTCGCTGCGCCTGCTGATGAACGCGCTCGCGCGGGCCATCAAGGCCGCTGACCCGGCCGCCGTCACCCGTGCCCTCGCCGAGTTCCGGCGGCCCCGCAGGTCCGACAGCGAGACGCCGTCCTTCACCCCGGCTTTCGCCGAGGCATTCGAGGTGCTGTTCGAGCGGGCGCAGAAAGAAGGCGAGGTCACCGACCAGGTCGAGCCTGCCGAGATGGCGCAGATCGTCGAGGCGCTGGTCGTGGACTCCCTGCTCGAATGGGCGGGCGGCCGCCTTCCCAAGCTCAACGTCTCGCTGCACCGCCGGACGGCCATCGTGCTGGCCGGGCTGCGCCCGGACAACACTCTCACGTTCTGA
- a CDS encoding SDR family oxidoreductase produces MSESNGAGQLAGKVVAVTGATSGSGLAIARRFAAEGADVVLLARGADRLKALEEQLGPRALGLTTDVGDPDSVQASFDAIKNRFGKLDVLINNAGLHRPAPFEVLTDDEILTVVRCNLLGPVYTCRAAIPLLRAAGGGDIVNTSSEVTLEVFPYEAIYKATKAGLEALGQALSLEFEKEEIRVTTLIQGVALGEGGGSTDWVDSGEHTHLVWPRLQAEGTVNRVIGKHGGMTVESVADVHVFIVTRPRGQKLDVVRARSY; encoded by the coding sequence ATGAGCGAGAGCAACGGCGCGGGACAGCTCGCCGGCAAGGTCGTCGCGGTCACCGGGGCGACCAGCGGCTCCGGGCTCGCCATCGCGCGGCGGTTCGCGGCCGAGGGCGCCGACGTGGTGCTGCTGGCTCGTGGCGCCGACCGGCTGAAGGCCCTCGAGGAACAGCTCGGGCCGCGCGCGTTGGGCCTGACGACCGACGTCGGTGATCCCGACAGCGTCCAGGCCAGCTTCGACGCCATCAAGAACCGGTTCGGGAAGCTGGACGTCCTCATCAACAATGCCGGCCTGCACCGGCCGGCACCGTTCGAGGTGCTCACCGACGACGAGATCCTCACGGTCGTACGGTGCAACCTGCTCGGCCCCGTCTACACCTGCCGCGCGGCGATCCCGCTGCTGCGGGCCGCGGGTGGTGGCGACATCGTCAACACCTCGTCCGAGGTCACCCTCGAGGTCTTCCCGTACGAGGCCATCTACAAGGCGACAAAGGCGGGCCTCGAGGCGCTGGGCCAGGCCTTGTCCCTGGAGTTCGAGAAGGAGGAGATCCGGGTCACCACGCTCATCCAGGGCGTCGCCCTCGGCGAGGGCGGTGGGTCGACCGACTGGGTGGACAGCGGCGAGCACACCCACCTGGTCTGGCCGCGGCTGCAGGCCGAGGGAACTGTCAACCGAGTGATTGGCAAGCACGGCGGAATGACGGTCGAAAGCGTGGCCGACGTCCACGTGTTCATCGTCACCCGGCCGCGCGGCCAGAAGCTCGACGTCGTTCGCGCCCGCAGCTACTAG
- a CDS encoding enoyl-CoA hydratase/isomerase family protein — protein MSEKYQTLRVSTDGPVGWLELHRPKAGNAMDGAMFEELPRAWAQLDTDPSVRVIVNVAAGPDFCTGLDVVQLNRDPAALRAQSRRTKRSELQITAWHCGVVKPVIAAIQGRVVGGGLHFVADADIVLAAADTRFIDTHVSVGQVTAFEGIALTRKLAAETIMRLALAGRHEALGADRAYQLGMVSEVVDPPGELRARAGDLAEKIARNSPSAMAATKRALYRALEDGLTTACTSAAADLVDLWGHPDQLEGPAAFVERRPARWAPLDREPEHAKVLASRHPDQAATRPGA, from the coding sequence ATGTCTGAGAAGTACCAGACCCTGCGCGTGTCCACGGACGGGCCGGTCGGCTGGCTGGAACTGCACCGGCCGAAGGCCGGCAACGCCATGGACGGCGCGATGTTCGAGGAGCTGCCGCGCGCGTGGGCCCAGCTCGACACCGACCCGTCCGTGCGCGTCATCGTCAACGTCGCCGCCGGACCGGACTTCTGCACCGGTCTCGACGTCGTCCAGCTCAACCGGGACCCGGCGGCGCTGCGCGCGCAGTCCCGGCGGACCAAGCGGTCCGAGCTCCAGATCACCGCCTGGCACTGCGGAGTCGTCAAGCCGGTGATCGCGGCGATCCAGGGCCGGGTCGTCGGTGGCGGGCTGCACTTCGTCGCCGACGCGGACATCGTCCTCGCGGCGGCGGACACCCGGTTCATCGACACGCACGTCTCGGTCGGGCAGGTGACGGCATTCGAGGGGATAGCGCTGACCCGCAAGCTCGCGGCCGAAACGATCATGCGGCTGGCCCTCGCCGGCCGCCACGAGGCGCTGGGCGCCGACCGTGCCTACCAGCTGGGCATGGTGAGCGAGGTGGTCGACCCGCCGGGCGAGCTGCGGGCCCGGGCCGGCGACCTGGCGGAGAAGATCGCCCGGAACTCGCCGTCCGCGATGGCCGCGACCAAGCGCGCGCTCTACCGGGCGCTGGAGGACGGCCTGACCACGGCCTGCACGTCGGCCGCGGCGGATCTCGTGGACCTCTGGGGCCACCCCGACCAGCTCGAGGGCCCGGCGGCGTTCGTCGAGCGCCGGCCGGCCCGCTGGGCGCCACTCGACCGCGAGCCGGAGCACGCCAAGGTGCTCGCCTCCCGGCACCCGGACCAGGCGGCCACCCGGCCCGGCGCCTGA
- a CDS encoding Rieske (2Fe-2S) protein, which yields MAEFYDALPIDFIEPGETTTVMVDGFPVAVANVDGEYFAFQNLCPHQGSKLGGRSLDQGCFIVCPTHASRYDVRSGACVRPSNSDGFNQDLMVFPVRIQDDVVQIQI from the coding sequence GTGGCCGAGTTCTATGACGCCCTGCCGATTGACTTCATCGAGCCGGGCGAGACGACGACCGTCATGGTGGATGGTTTTCCAGTGGCCGTCGCCAACGTGGACGGCGAGTACTTCGCCTTCCAGAACCTCTGCCCACACCAGGGCAGCAAACTCGGCGGACGCTCGTTGGACCAGGGCTGCTTCATCGTCTGCCCGACGCACGCCAGTCGTTATGACGTGCGTTCGGGTGCCTGCGTCCGGCCGTCGAACTCCGACGGGTTCAACCAGGACCTGATGGTGTTCCCGGTCCGCATTCAGGACGACGTGGTGCAGATACAGATCTGA
- a CDS encoding alkaline phosphatase D family protein, whose product MTSDGAGAPAGQNHPTTDRGAVSDTSRKTGPHRRSLLLGGLGLGATALAVAACGGSDSATPPAAPQLRAATPVPGVAEGVFGLGVASGDPLPDGVILWTRLAPKPTAGGGMPARDIPVDWQVATDAGFRSVVRAGTATAQPAFAHSVHVDVRGLQPGRDYYYRFRAGTVLSPVGRTRTAAAPGAGPEAAGGSLAFALVSCQDFQNGYWPAFDAIAADRPDLVVHVGDYIYEYDPDSKFPDRRHTTPQTPGLDQLQTLADYRNRYGQYKADPALQAAHRAAPWVVTWDDHEVENNYANLVDEPGDTGAKHQDPATFARQRAAAYQAYYEHMPIRATLHPGSPDLQIYRRLTFGSLATLNVMDTRQYRTPAPGNFASAIGPAALGADDTTGTMAGAAQEKWLQDGLAGSRTRWNLIAQQTMMAQLDGQLPPGSGQMLTNLDQNDGYRPYRARVLAGVRDSKALNPIVLSGDLHCAWVNDLRVDFDRPDTPVVATEFVCTSISSAFFLVSDEFVRDNNTRLNPHVRYFRGDRRGYTRFQVTPTECHADLRIVADISQRHSPVSTDTSWVIEDGHPGARPA is encoded by the coding sequence GTGACCAGTGACGGCGCTGGGGCGCCAGCAGGCCAGAACCACCCGACGACCGACCGCGGTGCGGTCTCGGATACCAGCCGGAAGACCGGCCCGCATCGGCGCTCGCTCCTGTTGGGTGGGCTGGGGCTGGGTGCCACGGCGCTGGCCGTGGCCGCGTGCGGCGGCTCCGACAGCGCCACCCCGCCGGCGGCGCCACAGCTGCGCGCGGCGACGCCCGTTCCGGGCGTGGCTGAAGGAGTCTTCGGCCTCGGCGTGGCGAGCGGTGATCCGCTGCCCGACGGGGTGATCCTCTGGACCCGCCTCGCGCCTAAGCCGACCGCCGGCGGCGGGATGCCGGCTCGGGACATCCCGGTCGACTGGCAGGTCGCCACCGACGCTGGCTTCCGCTCGGTGGTGCGCGCCGGCACGGCGACGGCGCAGCCGGCGTTCGCGCATTCGGTCCACGTCGACGTCCGCGGCCTGCAGCCGGGGCGCGACTACTACTACCGGTTCCGGGCCGGCACGGTGCTCAGCCCGGTCGGCCGCACCCGGACCGCGGCGGCGCCGGGAGCCGGCCCGGAGGCGGCCGGTGGGTCGCTGGCGTTCGCGCTCGTGTCCTGCCAGGACTTCCAGAACGGCTACTGGCCCGCGTTCGACGCGATCGCCGCGGACCGGCCGGACCTCGTCGTGCACGTGGGCGACTACATCTACGAGTACGACCCGGACAGCAAGTTCCCGGACCGCCGGCACACCACCCCGCAGACGCCAGGTCTCGACCAGCTCCAGACCCTGGCCGACTACCGGAACCGCTACGGCCAGTACAAGGCCGACCCGGCGCTGCAGGCCGCCCACCGGGCCGCGCCCTGGGTCGTCACCTGGGACGACCACGAGGTTGAGAACAACTACGCGAACCTCGTCGACGAGCCCGGCGACACCGGGGCCAAGCACCAGGACCCCGCGACGTTCGCCCGCCAGCGCGCGGCCGCCTACCAGGCCTACTACGAGCACATGCCGATCCGCGCGACGCTGCACCCGGGCTCCCCCGACCTGCAGATCTACCGCCGCCTGACCTTTGGAAGCCTGGCGACGCTGAACGTCATGGACACCCGGCAGTACCGCACGCCAGCGCCCGGCAACTTCGCCTCCGCGATCGGACCGGCGGCCCTCGGCGCCGACGACACCACCGGCACGATGGCGGGCGCCGCGCAGGAGAAGTGGCTACAGGACGGACTGGCCGGCTCCCGCACCCGCTGGAACCTCATCGCGCAGCAGACGATGATGGCCCAGCTCGACGGCCAACTGCCGCCAGGAAGCGGCCAGATGCTGACGAACCTCGACCAGAACGACGGCTACCGCCCCTACCGCGCCCGGGTCCTGGCCGGCGTGCGCGACAGCAAGGCGCTCAACCCGATCGTCCTGTCCGGGGACCTGCACTGCGCCTGGGTGAACGACCTGCGGGTCGACTTCGACCGGCCCGACACGCCGGTCGTCGCGACCGAGTTCGTCTGCACGTCGATCAGCTCGGCGTTCTTCCTGGTCAGCGACGAGTTCGTCCGCGACAACAACACCCGGCTGAACCCGCACGTCCGCTACTTCCGCGGTGACCGGCGCGGCTACACCCGCTTCCAGGTGACGCCGACGGAGTGCCACGCCGACCTGCGGATCGTCGCCGACATCTCGCAACGCCACTCCCCCGTCAGCACCGACACCTCCTGGGTCATCGAGGACGGCCACCCCGGCGCCAGACCCGCCTGA
- a CDS encoding Zn-ribbon domain-containing OB-fold protein, protein MADRIPLVDYLVLSDDPRLVAHECEQCAARFFDRRNACASCGATAFREVNVPREGTLRTFTIVSTAGPGVPVPFVAAVVDCDGITARGILVNVEPDPRQVRPGMRVRLATVSLGADEAGVEAVGYGFEPA, encoded by the coding sequence GTGGCAGATCGGATTCCGCTGGTCGACTACCTGGTTCTCTCGGACGATCCGCGGCTGGTCGCCCACGAGTGCGAGCAGTGCGCGGCGAGGTTTTTCGACCGCCGCAACGCGTGCGCCTCGTGCGGCGCCACCGCCTTTCGCGAGGTGAATGTCCCGCGCGAGGGAACGCTGCGCACCTTCACGATCGTGTCGACCGCCGGCCCGGGCGTCCCGGTGCCATTCGTCGCGGCCGTCGTCGACTGCGACGGAATCACCGCGCGCGGAATCCTGGTGAATGTGGAGCCGGATCCCAGGCAGGTGAGGCCGGGTATGCGGGTCCGGCTCGCCACCGTTTCCCTGGGCGCGGACGAGGCGGGCGTCGAGGCCGTCGGTTATGGATTCGAGCCGGCCTGA
- a CDS encoding NAD(P)H-dependent amine dehydrogenase family protein: MAYRVIQWATGTVAKEAVLGVLGRPDLELVGAWTHSADKDGRDLGDLYGLGELGVRVSADKEAVLATQADAVLFMVGRNWVDTPEESFDDLLQILRSGKNVVNLWWPTLVYPRGLAGDYYERLERAAQEGGSTFCTIGMDPGYGTGALGLSALGLSREVRQVRLHQVMNNAFWEGPGITKFFGFGQLDTAGTPILQPGVTTSYHETTIHLLADALGVTVDEIVEENSVIYSDVAFDVASGHIPQGTICGLRYDVKGMVGGEPLIVVGHLERLREHDFADFDFQGDGYRAEVTGEPCIRLDMKISALPDFVGDPIAVASAMSAVNAVPRVCAAPAGVTSLLDLPPFPSKNTTIKS, encoded by the coding sequence GTGGCTTATCGGGTCATCCAGTGGGCAACCGGGACGGTCGCGAAGGAGGCGGTGCTCGGCGTTCTGGGTCGCCCCGACCTGGAGCTGGTCGGCGCCTGGACCCACTCGGCGGACAAGGACGGCCGCGACCTCGGCGACCTCTACGGCTTAGGAGAGCTGGGCGTGCGCGTCTCCGCCGACAAGGAGGCCGTCCTCGCGACACAGGCCGACGCCGTCCTGTTCATGGTCGGCCGCAACTGGGTCGACACCCCGGAGGAGTCGTTCGACGACCTGCTCCAGATCCTGCGGTCCGGCAAGAACGTCGTGAACCTCTGGTGGCCGACCCTGGTGTACCCGCGCGGGCTCGCCGGCGACTACTACGAGCGGCTGGAGCGGGCCGCCCAGGAGGGCGGCTCGACGTTCTGCACGATCGGCATGGACCCCGGCTACGGCACCGGGGCGCTGGGCCTGTCCGCGCTCGGGCTGTCCCGCGAGGTCCGCCAGGTCAGGCTGCACCAGGTCATGAACAACGCCTTCTGGGAAGGCCCGGGCATCACCAAGTTCTTCGGGTTCGGCCAGCTCGACACCGCGGGCACGCCGATCCTGCAGCCGGGGGTGACCACGAGCTACCACGAGACGACGATCCATCTGCTCGCCGACGCCCTCGGCGTGACGGTCGACGAGATCGTCGAGGAGAACAGCGTCATCTACTCCGACGTCGCCTTCGACGTGGCGTCCGGGCACATCCCGCAGGGGACCATCTGCGGGCTGCGCTACGACGTCAAGGGCATGGTCGGCGGCGAGCCTCTGATCGTCGTCGGGCACCTGGAGCGGCTGCGCGAGCACGACTTCGCCGACTTCGACTTCCAGGGCGACGGCTACCGCGCCGAGGTGACGGGTGAGCCCTGCATCCGCCTCGATATGAAGATCTCGGCGCTGCCCGACTTCGTCGGCGACCCGATCGCGGTCGCGTCGGCGATGAGCGCGGTCAACGCCGTTCCCCGGGTCTGCGCCGCGCCCGCCGGCGTCACCTCGCTGCTCGACCTGCCGCCGTTCCCCTCGAAGAACACGACGATCAAGAGCTAG